In a single window of the Natrialba magadii ATCC 43099 genome:
- the hutH gene encoding histidine ammonia-lyase: MTVTLDGDSLTIEEVVAVARHGEAVELASEARERVRTSRERVEDIVEAGDPVYGVNTGFGELVDTQVPRTEVAELQTNLVRSHAAGVGRELSREEVRAIMVTRLNALLAGYSGIRLRVVELLASLLNEQVHPVVPSRGSLGASGDLAPLAHLALVLIGEGEADVAVDSSADGGSGGSSAAPESERLPGDEALTAVGLESVGLKAKEGLALINGTQLTLGLAALLVADAERLCRAADAAGALTTEVTMGTTAACAEPLHEVRPHAGQATSARTVRRLTADSDVVESHRNCDRVQDAYSIRCLPQIHGAVRDAVAHLREAVEIELNSVTDNPLVFPRAAFDDRASGTDQGAVVSGGNFHGAPLAHRLDYLIAALTDLAAVAERRTDRLVNPNLQESHLPPFLAQRSGVESGLMIAQYTAASLVNECRSVGRAATDNTPVSGGQEDHVSMSATAAVNARRVLDRARQVVATELLCAAEAAEYVDESLGSGTSEAYETVREVVPPLTGDRRPDADMKAVDSLIETGVLDDAVDELGADTQ, encoded by the coding sequence ATGACCGTCACCCTCGACGGCGACTCGCTGACGATCGAGGAGGTCGTTGCCGTCGCTCGCCACGGGGAGGCTGTCGAACTCGCGAGCGAGGCCCGCGAGCGCGTTCGAACCTCTCGAGAGCGAGTCGAGGATATCGTCGAGGCCGGCGACCCGGTGTACGGCGTAAACACCGGTTTCGGCGAACTCGTCGACACGCAGGTCCCACGAACCGAGGTCGCGGAACTGCAGACCAATCTCGTCCGGAGTCACGCCGCCGGCGTCGGCCGCGAACTCAGCCGCGAGGAGGTTCGGGCGATAATGGTCACGCGGCTCAACGCGCTCCTCGCGGGCTACTCTGGTATCCGCCTTCGTGTGGTCGAACTGCTCGCGTCCCTGCTCAACGAGCAGGTCCATCCGGTCGTCCCCTCGCGTGGGAGCCTCGGCGCGTCGGGCGATCTCGCACCGCTCGCACACCTTGCACTCGTCCTGATCGGCGAGGGCGAGGCCGATGTGGCGGTCGATTCGTCGGCTGACGGCGGATCCGGCGGCAGTTCCGCTGCACCCGAGTCCGAGCGCCTTCCCGGTGACGAGGCGCTCACAGCAGTGGGACTCGAGTCGGTCGGCCTCAAAGCGAAGGAGGGACTCGCGCTCATCAACGGCACCCAGTTGACGCTCGGACTCGCGGCCCTGCTCGTCGCCGACGCCGAGCGACTCTGTCGCGCGGCAGACGCCGCTGGCGCGCTCACGACGGAGGTGACGATGGGGACGACGGCTGCTTGCGCCGAGCCGCTCCACGAGGTGCGACCGCACGCGGGTCAGGCGACGAGCGCGCGCACCGTGCGACGACTAACCGCTGACTCGGACGTCGTCGAATCACACCGCAACTGCGACCGGGTGCAGGATGCCTACTCGATCCGCTGTCTGCCACAGATCCACGGCGCGGTTCGAGACGCCGTGGCTCACCTCCGCGAGGCCGTCGAAATCGAACTCAACAGCGTCACCGACAATCCGCTCGTCTTCCCGCGGGCGGCCTTCGACGACCGCGCCTCTGGGACGGACCAGGGTGCGGTCGTCTCCGGCGGGAACTTCCACGGTGCGCCGCTCGCTCATCGACTCGACTACCTCATTGCGGCGCTGACCGACCTCGCCGCCGTCGCCGAACGACGGACCGATCGACTGGTGAACCCGAACCTCCAGGAATCGCACCTGCCGCCGTTCCTCGCCCAGCGCTCCGGCGTCGAATCCGGGCTGATGATCGCCCAGTACACCGCCGCTTCGCTGGTCAACGAGTGTCGAAGCGTTGGCCGTGCGGCGACCGACAACACGCCCGTCTCGGGCGGTCAAGAGGATCACGTCAGTATGAGCGCGACAGCGGCGGTCAACGCGCGGCGAGTGCTCGACCGTGCTCGCCAGGTCGTCGCCACCGAACTCCTCTGTGCAGCCGAAGCCGCCGAGTACGTCGACGAATCGCTCGGATCTGGAACCAGTGAGGCCTACGAGACGGTCCGTGAAGTCGTCCCGCCGTTGACCGGCGACCGTCGACCGGACGCCGACATGAAGGCAGTCGACTCGCTGATCGAGACCGGCGTGCTCGACGACGCGGTCGATGAACTCGGTGCTGACACCCAGTGA
- a CDS encoding aldehyde dehydrogenase family protein — protein MATDNTLIERHEAAIDDATAELTLDHWIDGAHAEPASGERFETVDPAAAVPITTVASGTAADIDDAVEAASAAADGEWGDTTARERATLISDWMDVCREHVDELARLESLDVGKPLAFARDEVEGALEFFEYYASVAQASHGEQIPFGTENHVYTREEPYGVAGQILPWNYPLSLAGWKVGAALAAGNTVVAKPSEQAPCTITRLAQLSADILPDGVFNVVNGFGEDAGAPLTEHSGVDKLSFTGSVPVGQQVMKAAADDVTPVTLELGGKSPYVVFPDADLEAAAETAAAGIYYNTGQSCDACSRILVHEDVADEFTDLFLDAADYWEPGDPLVDGTTMGPLTFADQYEKVDDYVEIGQEEGATLLAGGEPPAAEALEEGWFYEPTVFGDVDNDSRLAQEEIFGPVQCLITFESYEEAIELANDVPYGLASGVATQDASLAHRAAADIEAGSVWINEYHGGGVGIPFGGYKQSGIGRECARETLGEYTQTKAINVALDEPEL, from the coding sequence ATGGCTACCGACAACACACTCATCGAGCGACACGAAGCGGCAATCGACGACGCGACAGCCGAACTCACTCTCGACCACTGGATCGACGGTGCGCACGCCGAACCAGCGTCGGGAGAACGGTTCGAAACGGTCGATCCGGCAGCCGCGGTACCCATTACGACCGTCGCCAGCGGCACCGCAGCCGACATCGACGACGCAGTCGAGGCGGCTAGCGCCGCCGCCGACGGCGAGTGGGGCGATACGACCGCCCGCGAGCGGGCCACCCTCATCTCCGACTGGATGGACGTCTGCCGCGAGCACGTGGACGAACTCGCCCGTCTCGAGTCCCTCGACGTCGGCAAGCCGCTCGCGTTTGCCCGCGACGAAGTCGAAGGGGCACTCGAGTTCTTCGAGTACTACGCGTCCGTGGCACAGGCGAGCCACGGCGAGCAGATTCCGTTCGGGACGGAAAACCACGTCTACACGCGAGAGGAGCCCTACGGCGTCGCGGGGCAGATTCTGCCCTGGAACTATCCGCTCTCGCTGGCCGGCTGGAAGGTCGGCGCTGCGCTGGCCGCGGGGAACACGGTCGTCGCCAAACCCTCCGAGCAGGCGCCGTGTACGATCACGCGACTGGCACAGCTCTCTGCGGACATCCTCCCCGATGGCGTGTTCAACGTCGTCAACGGCTTCGGCGAGGACGCCGGCGCACCGCTAACCGAACACAGCGGTGTCGACAAGCTCTCGTTCACCGGCTCAGTTCCGGTCGGCCAGCAGGTGATGAAGGCGGCAGCGGACGATGTCACGCCGGTAACGCTCGAACTCGGCGGGAAGTCTCCGTACGTCGTCTTCCCCGACGCGGATCTCGAAGCGGCCGCCGAGACCGCTGCGGCAGGTATCTACTACAACACCGGGCAGTCGTGTGATGCGTGTTCGCGAATCCTCGTCCACGAGGACGTCGCAGACGAGTTCACCGACCTGTTCCTGGACGCAGCCGACTACTGGGAGCCCGGCGATCCGCTCGTCGACGGCACGACGATGGGGCCGCTCACGTTCGCTGACCAGTACGAGAAGGTCGACGACTACGTCGAGATCGGGCAGGAAGAGGGGGCAACCCTGCTCGCCGGTGGCGAGCCGCCAGCAGCCGAGGCACTCGAGGAGGGCTGGTTCTACGAGCCGACAGTCTTCGGTGACGTGGACAACGACAGCCGCCTGGCGCAGGAGGAAATCTTCGGTCCGGTACAGTGTCTGATCACCTTCGAGAGCTACGAGGAAGCGATCGAGCTGGCGAACGACGTCCCTTACGGACTCGCCTCGGGCGTCGCGACGCAGGACGCCAGCCTCGCACATCGTGCTGCCGCCGATATCGAGGCGGGCAGCGTCTGGATCAACGAGTACCACGGCGGCGGCGTTGGCATCCCCTTCGGCGGCTACAAGCAGTCGGGTATCGGTCGGGAGTGTGCACGCGAGACGCTCGGGGAGTACACGCAGACGAAGGCGATCAACGTGGCGCTGGACGAGCCGGAGCTGTAG
- a CDS encoding phosphohexomutase domain-containing protein, with protein sequence MSRISFGTGGWRATQDHFTDENVRRVGQGIAAYLTEKQDVIPSENTVAVGYDARATSADAAASLADVFSSAGFDVLLTDRDLPTPVVAHSVVDRDLAGAAMVTASHNPPEYNGVKFIPGDAKSAMPSITDAIESHIEPPDPLPEAQHGTVTRYNPVEIHATHAVGLTDRYLGTDLSDLTVVYDAIHGSGRGITDALLESAGATVIRHRCDRDPTFGGNAPEPGPETLADLPSIIAEHDADLAIANDGDADRITVCTPDRGVLSGNLLFAVIYEALLAEAEVTGPAIRTVSTTFLIDRIASEYGADVHEVPVGFKWIADGMATYNGLFGGEESGGFTIDGHIGTKDGVLVALLAAAAAATEPIDDRLDRLFATYGQIHADKVSVDCPDDRKDAVISGFEAALPDTIADQSVVDTVALDGYKLLLEDGSWILIRPSGTEPKMRVYAETPAGEQLESLLDAGSELVEAQLA encoded by the coding sequence ATGAGTCGGATCAGCTTCGGGACCGGCGGCTGGCGCGCGACCCAGGACCACTTCACGGACGAGAACGTGCGCCGAGTCGGCCAGGGTATCGCAGCGTACCTCACCGAGAAACAGGACGTTATCCCGTCCGAAAACACCGTCGCCGTCGGCTACGACGCCAGAGCCACGTCGGCCGACGCCGCAGCGAGTCTCGCGGACGTCTTCTCGAGTGCCGGCTTCGACGTCCTCCTCACCGACCGCGACCTGCCGACGCCCGTCGTCGCCCACTCCGTCGTCGACCGCGACCTCGCCGGCGCGGCGATGGTTACGGCCTCGCACAACCCGCCGGAGTACAACGGCGTGAAGTTCATTCCCGGCGACGCCAAATCGGCCATGCCATCGATCACCGACGCGATTGAGAGCCACATCGAACCACCTGACCCACTGCCAGAGGCCCAACACGGGACCGTCACCCGCTACAATCCCGTCGAAATCCACGCGACGCACGCTGTCGGACTCACCGACCGATACCTCGGCACGGACCTCTCCGACCTCACCGTCGTCTACGACGCCATCCACGGCAGCGGGCGGGGGATTACCGACGCGCTACTCGAGTCCGCCGGCGCGACGGTCATCCGCCACCGCTGCGACCGCGACCCGACTTTCGGCGGGAACGCACCCGAACCAGGTCCCGAAACGCTCGCCGACCTCCCGTCGATCATCGCCGAGCACGACGCGGATCTGGCTATCGCGAACGACGGTGATGCCGACCGGATCACGGTCTGTACACCCGATCGAGGCGTCCTGAGCGGCAACCTCCTGTTCGCCGTGATCTACGAAGCGCTCCTTGCCGAGGCGGAGGTGACGGGACCCGCCATCCGGACGGTTTCGACGACGTTCCTGATCGATCGAATCGCCAGCGAGTACGGTGCCGACGTGCACGAGGTGCCGGTCGGATTCAAGTGGATCGCGGACGGCATGGCGACGTACAACGGCCTCTTCGGTGGCGAGGAGTCCGGCGGGTTCACTATCGACGGCCATATCGGGACCAAAGACGGCGTGCTTGTCGCGCTGCTGGCCGCCGCAGCGGCCGCGACCGAACCGATCGACGACCGACTCGACCGGCTCTTCGCGACGTACGGCCAAATCCACGCGGACAAGGTCAGCGTCGACTGCCCCGACGACCGGAAGGACGCCGTCATCTCGGGTTTCGAAGCGGCACTTCCCGACACCATCGCCGACCAATCTGTCGTCGACACCGTCGCACTCGACGGCTACAAACTGCTCCTCGAGGACGGCTCCTGGATTCTCATCCGCCCGAGCGGCACTGAGCCGAAGATGCGAGTGTACGCCGAGACGCCGGCCGGCGAGCAACTCGAGTCCCTCCTCGATGCCGGGAGCGAACTCGTCGAGGCACAACTCGCCTAA
- a CDS encoding ROK family protein: MYAVGVDLGATNVRAVVGDDTGTIVGRARARTPQGPTADAVTRAVLDVVREACRDASVEPSTIAGAGIGSMGVIDRDAGTVGLSSNLGTETESLDPIPLVDPLADLLETDAVVLHNDTLAGAIGEHHHTHPDVDSLVYLTISSGIGAGVISDGSPLLGTDGNAGEVGHMTIDAAGRLPCGCGAAGHWEAYCSGNSIPALARLLAADGGERKSENENEVEDEDRHTETALPLESNDLTAAEIFEHAGSDPLATHVVDRVAELNVLGMGNVINAYAPAVVSVGGAVALNNQSLVLDPIREEIESQLVVQTPEIVCSDLGEEAVLRGALRCAFTGTSGGLDG; this comes from the coding sequence ATGTACGCCGTCGGCGTCGATCTCGGTGCAACGAACGTTCGCGCAGTCGTCGGTGATGACACTGGGACGATCGTCGGCCGTGCCAGAGCCAGGACGCCCCAGGGGCCGACCGCCGACGCGGTCACACGAGCAGTCCTCGACGTTGTTCGCGAAGCGTGTCGAGACGCGTCTGTCGAACCCTCGACGATCGCCGGTGCTGGCATCGGTTCGATGGGTGTAATCGACCGAGATGCGGGAACCGTGGGTCTCTCGTCGAATCTGGGAACCGAAACGGAATCGCTCGACCCTATCCCGCTCGTCGATCCGCTCGCGGACCTACTCGAGACCGACGCCGTCGTCCTGCACAACGACACGCTGGCGGGTGCGATCGGCGAACACCACCATACCCACCCCGACGTCGACTCGCTCGTCTACCTCACGATTTCCTCCGGCATCGGAGCCGGCGTGATCAGCGACGGCAGCCCACTCCTGGGAACGGACGGCAACGCCGGCGAGGTTGGCCACATGACGATCGACGCCGCCGGCCGCCTTCCCTGTGGCTGCGGCGCGGCCGGCCATTGGGAAGCCTACTGCTCGGGGAACAGCATTCCCGCACTCGCCCGGCTGTTGGCAGCGGATGGGGGTGAGAGGAAGAGCGAGAACGAGAACGAGGTCGAAGATGAGGACAGACACACGGAAACAGCGCTGCCACTCGAGTCCAACGACCTCACCGCCGCAGAAATCTTCGAGCACGCCGGCTCGGATCCGCTCGCGACGCACGTCGTCGACCGGGTCGCCGAACTGAACGTGCTTGGGATGGGGAACGTGATCAACGCGTACGCGCCGGCGGTCGTCAGCGTCGGCGGTGCGGTCGCGCTCAACAACCAGTCGCTCGTTCTCGACCCGATTCGCGAGGAAATTGAGTCACAGCTCGTCGTGCAGACGCCCGAAATCGTGTGTAGCGATCTCGGTGAGGAAGCGGTTCTGCGGGGTGCGCTTCGCTGTGCGTTCACGGGTACGAGTGGCGGATTAGACGGCTGA
- a CDS encoding aldehyde dehydrogenase family protein codes for MTEFDPFGRHIFADGTFRESESLESMDVIDPATEEPVGSVAVCDPDEVEAVIEGAVEAQSAWGDEPAGTRAAALHEVADSIEADDFERIATLMTREHGKPFPESEGELANVAGIFRYYAELARDDQGNVPGSTQAESFQFDRAFPYGVTVHIVPSNFPVLLTAWTVAASLAAGNAVIVKPSEQTPLSTLQFIEHFKGLPDGLVSCLTGRGETAQAMIQSDGTDAVAFTGGVETGQQVSTAAGKQLMPAVIEAGGNDPLIVTEHAPMEVAIAGSTTAAFHLSGQVCTAAERFYVHDAVHDEFVDGLVEMTEALRVGNGFESSEIGPLVSEAARDNVERLVEDALEKGATLECGGQVPPEQETGWFYEPTVLTDVTPEMAIVREEVFGPVAPICRVESFEEALTEANNSEFGLGASVFTTDLEEAMRAYETLEAGMVWINNPMIDNDAIPFGGWKHSGIGRELGRQGLDAFRQTKMGVIDWNPQVHDWWYPYPEEWFYDTEEKRF; via the coding sequence ATGACCGAGTTCGACCCGTTCGGCCGTCACATCTTCGCCGACGGCACCTTCCGCGAGAGCGAGTCACTCGAGTCCATGGACGTAATCGACCCTGCGACCGAGGAACCCGTCGGCTCCGTTGCGGTCTGTGATCCCGACGAGGTCGAGGCCGTCATCGAGGGAGCCGTCGAGGCACAGTCAGCGTGGGGCGACGAACCCGCAGGGACACGTGCAGCAGCGCTCCACGAGGTTGCAGATTCGATCGAGGCGGACGATTTCGAGCGCATCGCGACGCTGATGACGAGAGAACACGGCAAGCCCTTCCCCGAATCGGAGGGCGAACTCGCAAACGTCGCGGGCATCTTCCGCTACTACGCCGAACTGGCGCGCGACGACCAGGGGAACGTCCCCGGCTCGACGCAGGCGGAGTCGTTCCAGTTCGACCGGGCGTTTCCCTACGGCGTCACCGTTCACATCGTCCCCTCGAACTTCCCCGTCCTGCTAACGGCCTGGACAGTCGCTGCCTCGCTCGCGGCCGGCAACGCTGTGATCGTCAAGCCGTCCGAGCAGACGCCGCTCTCGACGCTCCAGTTCATAGAGCACTTCAAAGGGCTTCCCGACGGCCTCGTCTCGTGTCTCACCGGCCGCGGCGAAACCGCACAGGCGATGATCCAGTCGGACGGGACGGACGCCGTCGCGTTCACCGGCGGCGTCGAAACCGGACAGCAGGTGAGCACAGCGGCCGGCAAGCAGCTGATGCCCGCCGTCATCGAAGCCGGCGGCAACGACCCGCTCATCGTCACCGAGCACGCGCCCATGGAGGTCGCAATCGCCGGCTCGACCACCGCAGCGTTCCATCTCTCCGGACAGGTCTGTACCGCCGCCGAGCGGTTCTACGTCCACGACGCCGTCCACGACGAGTTCGTCGACGGCCTCGTCGAGATGACCGAGGCACTCCGCGTCGGCAACGGCTTCGAATCCAGCGAGATCGGCCCGCTCGTCAGCGAGGCCGCCCGCGACAACGTCGAGCGACTGGTGGAGGATGCCCTCGAGAAGGGCGCGACACTCGAGTGCGGCGGGCAGGTGCCACCGGAGCAGGAAACGGGCTGGTTCTACGAGCCGACAGTGTTGACAGACGTAACGCCGGAGATGGCCATCGTCCGCGAGGAGGTGTTCGGCCCGGTTGCGCCGATCTGTCGCGTCGAGAGCTTCGAGGAGGCGCTCACGGAGGCGAACAACTCCGAGTTCGGACTGGGCGCGTCGGTCTTCACGACGGATCTCGAGGAGGCGATGCGAGCCTACGAGACGCTGGAGGCGGGCATGGTCTGGATCAACAATCCGATGATCGACAACGACGCGATTCCGTTCGGCGGCTGGAAACACTCCGGCATTGGCCGCGAACTCGGCCGGCAGGGGCTGGATGCGTTCCGCCAGACGAAGATGGGGGTCATCGACTGGAACCCGCAGGTTCACGACTGGTGGTATCCCTACCCCGAGGAGTGGTTCTACGACACCGAGGAGAAGCGGTTCTGA
- a CDS encoding cupin domain-containing protein produces MSETPSDSDESPSVRALANPTDIDIADLDDWGPVPDMIEGESHTAGTVIYKGPDGESESGIWTCTPGYWECTVERDEFCHFLEGSATYTHEDGTVTEIEPGTIATFPAGWTGTCRVHETVRKVYMCR; encoded by the coding sequence ATGTCTGAAACCCCATCCGATTCCGACGAATCGCCGTCCGTACGCGCGCTTGCGAACCCAACCGACATCGACATTGCGGATCTCGACGACTGGGGTCCTGTTCCGGACATGATCGAAGGCGAATCCCACACAGCGGGGACGGTCATCTACAAGGGTCCCGACGGCGAGTCCGAAAGCGGCATCTGGACCTGCACGCCGGGCTACTGGGAGTGTACGGTCGAACGCGACGAGTTCTGCCACTTCCTCGAGGGCAGTGCAACGTACACGCACGAGGACGGTACCGTAACCGAGATTGAGCCGGGGACGATCGCAACCTTTCCCGCCGGCTGGACCGGCACCTGCCGCGTCCACGAGACCGTGCGCAAAGTGTACATGTGCCGATGA
- a CDS encoding glycosyltransferase, whose translation MSDDKTIAFFPEAAYGPALNSVGIAQECRELGHEPVFLTDPPMAEVFEDHGFETYEVNMADPSLTAEEKSKYWDDFINKHIPNFDKEPYDQLDNYITECWDAIVETAKWAQQDLPDVLDEVDPDLICVDNVVLFPAIKQYGVPWVRIVSCAENEIPDPNIPPYLSGCRADDVESHHEFERRYDELIAPVHDDFNDFLREHGEEPYPHGLFFETSPYLNLLKYPERLRWDRWNELDPDRFQYLNGCLRDEDETYEVPPIGDEDDPLVYLSYGSLGSGDTDLLKRLLEFFGSQPYRFLVNVGEYIDEYDDTQIPDNVKIDSWFPQQSAISQADVVIHHGGNNTFNECLYYGKPAIIMPYVWDGQDNATRLDETNHGIKLHRSDWTPEEFAEALETCLTDEEIQANVAQTSADMQAQSGTEKAARLLDDVLEDHDNV comes from the coding sequence ATGAGCGACGACAAGACGATCGCGTTTTTCCCGGAAGCGGCATACGGGCCAGCACTAAATTCCGTCGGCATCGCACAGGAGTGTCGCGAACTCGGCCACGAACCCGTCTTCCTCACCGATCCACCAATGGCGGAGGTCTTCGAAGACCACGGCTTCGAGACGTACGAGGTCAACATGGCGGATCCGTCACTGACGGCTGAGGAGAAATCGAAGTACTGGGACGACTTCATCAACAAGCACATCCCGAACTTCGATAAGGAGCCCTACGACCAGCTCGACAACTACATCACGGAGTGCTGGGACGCCATCGTCGAAACCGCGAAGTGGGCACAGCAGGACTTACCGGACGTACTGGACGAAGTCGACCCGGATCTGATCTGCGTCGACAACGTCGTTCTGTTCCCGGCTATCAAACAGTACGGCGTCCCCTGGGTTCGAATCGTCTCCTGCGCAGAAAACGAGATTCCAGACCCCAATATTCCGCCGTACCTGTCGGGCTGTCGCGCGGACGATGTCGAGAGCCACCACGAGTTCGAGCGCCGGTACGACGAACTGATCGCGCCGGTCCACGACGACTTCAACGACTTCCTCAGAGAACACGGCGAAGAGCCGTATCCGCACGGGCTGTTCTTCGAGACGTCCCCATACCTCAACCTCCTCAAATACCCCGAACGACTGCGCTGGGACCGCTGGAACGAACTCGACCCAGACCGGTTCCAGTACCTGAACGGCTGTCTTCGAGACGAGGACGAAACCTACGAGGTCCCACCGATCGGCGACGAGGACGATCCGCTCGTCTACCTGAGCTACGGCAGCCTCGGCTCGGGCGATACGGACCTGCTGAAGCGCCTCCTCGAGTTCTTCGGCAGCCAGCCCTACCGCTTCCTCGTGAACGTCGGCGAATACATCGACGAGTACGACGACACACAGATTCCGGACAACGTCAAAATCGATAGCTGGTTCCCCCAGCAGTCGGCCATCTCGCAGGCTGACGTCGTTATTCACCACGGCGGGAACAACACGTTCAACGAGTGTCTCTACTACGGCAAACCGGCGATCATTATGCCGTACGTCTGGGACGGACAGGACAACGCCACTCGACTCGACGAGACGAATCACGGCATCAAACTTCACCGCTCTGACTGGACGCCCGAGGAATTCGCCGAGGCACTCGAGACCTGCCTGACTGACGAGGAGATCCAGGCGAACGTCGCACAGACCTCGGCCGACATGCAGGCACAGAGCGGAACAGAAAAGGCAGCGCGGCTGCTCGATGACGTACTGGAGGATCACGATAATGTCTGA
- a CDS encoding IclR family transcriptional regulator, with protein MGEITTPRPVRTTKTSFRIVEFVQEHERATLSAIAEGVDIACSTAHNHLATLCDEGWLIEHDGEYEIGLKFLHFGRSAYYRTPLFNTARQHVNDLAERTNLEVEFLVEEYGRIISIADVIHEPRGYGDPDKSTWSGVGQYYHIHNTASGKVLLAEFSDERVDEILNQWGMPAQTPYSVTDRETLESQLETIREQGYAEIHQEVLEGFSNISAAVSLPDGTTFGALSIGWPTYFYENGVEPDMIDNLLETVDAIEADLATQLESVDYRAKP; from the coding sequence ATGGGTGAGATAACCACGCCACGTCCGGTTCGAACGACCAAGACATCGTTCCGAATCGTCGAGTTCGTTCAGGAGCACGAACGGGCGACATTATCAGCGATCGCTGAGGGTGTCGACATCGCCTGTAGTACGGCACACAACCACCTCGCAACCCTCTGTGATGAGGGGTGGCTCATCGAGCACGATGGCGAGTACGAGATCGGACTCAAGTTTCTCCACTTTGGACGGTCGGCGTACTACCGAACGCCGCTTTTCAACACGGCCAGACAGCACGTCAACGACCTCGCCGAACGGACGAATCTGGAAGTCGAGTTCCTCGTCGAAGAGTACGGCCGAATCATCTCCATCGCCGATGTTATCCACGAGCCTCGCGGGTATGGTGACCCAGACAAGAGCACCTGGAGCGGCGTTGGCCAGTACTACCACATTCACAACACCGCCTCGGGAAAGGTGCTCTTGGCCGAATTCTCGGACGAGCGCGTCGATGAGATCCTCAACCAGTGGGGGATGCCCGCACAGACACCCTACTCGGTTACCGACCGGGAGACACTCGAGTCCCAACTCGAGACGATTCGCGAACAGGGGTACGCCGAAATTCATCAGGAGGTACTCGAGGGCTTCTCGAACATCAGCGCCGCAGTCTCACTCCCCGACGGAACCACCTTCGGTGCGCTCAGTATCGGCTGGCCGACCTACTTCTACGAAAACGGCGTCGAACCGGATATGATCGACAATCTGCTCGAAACCGTCGATGCCATCGAGGCCGATCTGGCGACCCAACTCGAGTCCGTCGACTATCGAGCGAAACCGTAG
- a CDS encoding NAD(P)/FAD-dependent oxidoreductase: protein MSERVAIVGGGVIGCAVARELAPDYDVEVFEKGQLASEASALAAGEITMLSSYEDEPAVGWHAVDFFREYDGTGEFSYTELPSIGLVTPDREDEKRRYASRVAADDLPVRYLEREEASEAYPTFDFSDHAGVIEHGVSGFVDPYTFAITLHHDARDDGATFHTDTAVHDLLVEDGEVTGLETEDGRAEADHVVCAAGWRTREFLLEYTPIPVRPYRTQCIVLEPETPLPDGFPMGWYPGEHVYFRPEHNGDFLIGGWSFAEENPEGASGQADAEFRNHVAELVPTFLEGFEEAGYVDGWAGVDGATPDTRPILDAPADAPDGLVVATGFNGRGVMTAPVAATAVRSLLTGEDAPFSLDTFAIDRFDTRSDDFEFISISAGN, encoded by the coding sequence ATGAGCGAGCGCGTCGCCATCGTCGGCGGTGGCGTCATCGGCTGCGCCGTCGCACGCGAACTCGCACCCGACTACGACGTCGAGGTCTTCGAGAAGGGACAACTCGCGAGCGAAGCCTCTGCACTCGCAGCCGGCGAGATCACGATGCTCTCGAGTTACGAGGACGAGCCAGCGGTCGGCTGGCACGCGGTTGACTTCTTCCGGGAGTACGACGGCACCGGCGAGTTCTCCTACACGGAACTGCCGAGCATTGGGCTCGTCACGCCGGATCGCGAGGACGAAAAGCGCCGCTACGCCTCGCGAGTCGCGGCTGATGACCTTCCCGTACGCTATCTCGAACGCGAGGAGGCGAGCGAGGCGTATCCCACGTTCGACTTCTCGGATCACGCGGGCGTCATCGAACACGGCGTCTCGGGCTTCGTCGACCCCTACACGTTCGCGATTACGCTCCACCACGACGCGCGCGACGACGGCGCGACCTTCCACACCGACACGGCCGTTCACGACCTGCTCGTCGAGGACGGGGAAGTCACCGGCCTCGAAACCGAAGACGGCCGCGCCGAGGCCGACCACGTCGTCTGTGCCGCCGGGTGGCGCACGCGCGAGTTCCTTCTCGAGTACACTCCGATTCCGGTCCGACCCTATCGCACGCAGTGTATCGTTCTTGAGCCAGAAACACCGCTTCCAGACGGCTTCCCGATGGGCTGGTACCCCGGCGAGCACGTTTACTTCCGACCGGAGCACAACGGCGACTTCCTCATCGGCGGCTGGTCGTTTGCCGAGGAGAATCCGGAGGGTGCGAGCGGACAGGCAGACGCGGAGTTCCGAAATCACGTTGCCGAGCTCGTCCCGACCTTCCTCGAAGGCTTCGAGGAAGCGGGTTACGTCGACGGCTGGGCGGGTGTCGACGGTGCGACGCCCGACACACGACCGATCCTCGACGCACCGGCGGACGCACCTGACGGCCTCGTCGTCGCCACAGGGTTCAACGGCCGCGGTGTGATGACCGCGCCGGTCGCCGCGACCGCCGTCCGCTCGCTGCTCACTGGCGAAGATGCACCGTTCTCACTCGACACCTTCGCGATCGACCGGTTCGATACGCGCAGCGACGACTTCGAGTTCATCAGCATCAGCGCGGGCAACTGA